AGCCCCTTACAGACTTCCTGGTGAGGAGCCCCCCCCTTCAGTCAAAAGACGTTGATTCTAGACTCTATCACTTTATCTAAACCCCGCCTCCTAGCCACGCCCCCGTAAAGAACAGCTTTAAGTGAGCATTCCACACTGTTGATTGGCCAGAAGGAAAGCCTCCGGGTCTGTAGCCCTGCCTCCTCTGATTATTAACGGTCCTTCTCCctctagccccgcccacacactgacacactcaCTGGGCAGGATGCTCTTGTATCTGTTCTTGGTGCCGTGGTTCGGAACGTCCAGCTCTTTGGGATCAATGAAATTCATGGGAATCTCCTGAGACCAGACGCCAGCGTTGGAAAAGAGTGGAAGAAGAAACACCTGACAGGTACACACACGAGTATTTATACTGCATCAGCGACTCACGGTGAACTCGGCGTGGAGTCTCTGCGTGCTGGTGACCACGTCAAGGAGCTGTTGCCGCGTCAACGGCCTCCCCGCCGACATCAGGTACTCCCTGGAAGCTGCCGCTCTGGGGGTTACCACGGCAACGTTCAGGGGCTCCACGGCGCTGAGAGCAGACATGTCCAAAACCAGAGACACGTTGGAGCCCCGCCTACAGAGGAAGATAGGACGCTTTAACGAAACCACGAGAGCAGCTTTtagattgattattgatcagatCCTTCTCgtcatttatttctgtctgcTGCCTTCCTCTCCAGGACGCCGGGACTTCCTGTCCGATTGATTGCTGATTGGCCACTGTccaatcacacagacacacagacacacacagacacacagacacacagacacacagacacacacagacacacacacacagacacacacacacacacacacacacacacacacacacacacacacacacgggtcgcCGCAGCCCGACTCTACTTGTTTATTACTGATTGATCAATTATAACTGACATGAAGGGGCGGAGCTATGTCAGGAAGTTACCTTTCTTGGAGTCCAGCGGAAGGTTTCATCCtgaagggggaggggcagggCTTTAACTTGTTGCTGACGAGAGGGGCGTGGTCACTGCCGCTGACGACATGGATAGGGGCGGGGCTAGGAGGACAAACACAGTCACACGTGTTGCTTCCTTTACTATGTTCTTACAGCTACGCTGTCAGGTGACTCACCTGGGCAGAGGGAtgacaggaggagacgggtggcAGGCTACGATTGGGTGCTGTGGCAGGATGGGCGTGGCTCCAGCGTGGACCATACTGCCTGATGCCACAACCTGGAGAATATCAGAGGCTCGTTACGCCGCGTTTCTAACGTGTGGATGGAAAACGTATGGTGGTTCTTACCGTGGTCCCCTTTGACCTCTGGGCGGAGTCTAGCAGGACAGGTGGGGTCAGGTGGAGGTTAGGGGGGGGAGCTTTTAGTTCTTTGTCAGAAAACTGAACCTTTTCTTTGAGTCGGTATAAAACCTGGAGATCAAAGAAAGAATCAAAGCTGTTCAGCAGGCTAGCAGCAGGCTAGCAGCAGGCTAGCAGCAGGCTAGCTAATGAGAACAAACAGACGGTTAGGGCTGGCTTCTCTGGGCCGCAGCGCCGCCGTGTGGAAGCAACGTGACACTACACGCATGTGCTCCATGGGTTATGACATCATAAACACGGAGGCGGAGCCGGGTTCGAGTCCTCTCTGTGGCGTTTCTATGTTCTATCCGGCTTTTACCATCAAGCaggtgatgacgatgatgaagatggtgaagaagaggaagacgacgtAGAAGCTGTCTCGGTTCCAGACGTAGTCCCAGTGCTCCCCCTGCAGGACACAGTAAGTGAGTCACTGAGGCGACGCCCACAACGCCGCCTGGCTACGAACACGCTTctatatgaccccccccccccccacacacacacacacaatggcaggacgtagctccgccccctgtgaGCCGTCCTCGCCAGCAGTCATCACAAACCACATCCCAGTTCAATAAAGTTTCTTTAGCCAGAGCCCCACGAGACATATCTGATCAATATGACGATCAATCACTGATCGCTGCAgcctctctgattggttcttttaatgctgacatcatcagacactcacacacctcCGGTGAGACTCCGGCGACGCCATGGCGTCCGAGGTGACGGCCGAGAGTCCCGACGTTCAATGATTGGACGATTTCTTCAGCTGGGCGGGGCTCAGAGAGTCCCAGCCTATCAGAGGAAACGAAGAGCTCGATGCCATTCTCCTCCTGTAAGAGCCATTGATTAGTCAATCAAACGTCTGCAGAACCTCCACAGAACCGCTACAGAACCTCTACTGGACCTCTACCGGACCTCTACTGGACCGCTACTGGACCTCCACAGAACCTCTACTGGACCGCCACAGGACCTCTACCGGACCTCTACTGGACCGCTACTGGACCTCCACAGAACCTCTACTGGACCGCCACAGGACCTCTACTGGACCTCTACTGGACCTCTACTGGACCGCTACAGAACCTCTACAGAACAGCAACTGGACCGCCACAGAACCGCTACTGGACCTCTACTGGACCTCTACTGGACCGCTAGAGAACTTCCACCGGACCTCTACTGGACCTCTACTGGACCTCTACAGAACCGCTACAGAACCTCTACTGGACCTTACCGAGTGAAGCCGCCGACATCGCCGGTCGTCCTGCTGTCGCCTGTCAGTCACAGCTCAGGGATCCTCATCCAGCCATTCAATGATCTCTGATTGGCTTAGAGGGGGCCGCAGCTCAAGCTGccacctgattggctgtcatccAGGTAATTCTATtatcctgctgcttcctgttgggATCAGACGCTATTtctgtctgaggggggggggcaattcgGACCAATCAGAACGGGGGGGAACAGCACAGTTCACCGACGCCCTCTGACCTCCtgatggtcacatgaccaaccACCAGCCGCCGCTTTAGATCGGCCtactgatgacatcatatgACATCAGCACCCAATCAGGAAGCAGATCACTCACCGCGGGAACCAGGTGCTGCGGCTGGCCGCCGCCCTCCTGctgagagcgagcgagcgagaggcGGGAGGCCGGCATCCCTTCGGCTAAATGGGCGGGgtgccgatgatgatgatgagggttGTGGGGGCGTGGCCCATGGCGCTGTGGGTGGAGCTCGAGATCGCCAGACAATGATTCTGAGGAGAAAATACAGAGTTAAATGTTTTCATATTCTGACCAATCACAAACAAGATCAGCGATGATTGgctggtgggcggagtcaggcgGCGGCTCAGAGGTGTGACAAAATGATCCCGTCACACctaagggggaggagctacggAACATGTAACACACGGATCTAACTGGGACCCAGTTCAGTTCTGTTCACCCGGTACGGACCGGCTCGGCCCGTTATTGATGAACACAGATAAAGATGATTGATCCTAAGCCGTCGGGCTGCAGGCGGGGCGGCACCGAGCGGCACCAAGCGGATCAGAGTCGGCTCGTTTACCTGCGCGCAGCAGCTGAGTCCACGCCAGacacatgatgaagaggagccctcctcttcctcccctgcgGACCATCCTCCGTTCCTGCAGCCCGAACCCGAACGAAGCGGAGCGGTTCGGACCCAGAGATCCGCTCCCTGCCGCGAGGACGGACCGCCGCTGAACCgcggggggaggagcttcaggtgagaggaagaggagcaaaggggcggaggaagaggaagacgtcaaGCCCAGAAATGCTTGAAATGATTGAATCGCTTTATTAATATttgataaatgatctttacattttgttaaataaaaatataaaacgcCATGACGTCACGCACACAGATGTTAGCGTCAGGCTGTGCTGAATAAATCAGACGGCCCCTCCCCCCGCCACAGGTGGTCACGTGTTGCTACTAACCCCACCTGATTGGTCGATGTCATCTGGATCAGTCAGACTGGAGGATCTGGTTTTGGTTCTGGTCTGGAGCATGATCCACATCAGCCTATAGGGGGCAGCAAAGTAtagacatgcaaacacactgcgggttgttgtttttatttaacgtGTTTATCTCAAACACACACCGGAAGTGAATAAAGCAGGCGTTTATTACAGTTCATTCTTTAAAGACCTTTTTTCACTTCTGATTATTTCCTGAGCTCAAAGAAAGTATTTTATAGAACTGGGTCCAATCCGACCGGAGAATGAAAGACCCGGATGCATTTGGTCACGTGTTGTTAGAACTCAATGAAGTCTGattttgaccaatcagaagagGCCTCGCCTGGCTGAGGACAGGTAAGATGATACTTCCGCCCAAAGCAGAGAAATGACCAATGGGAGCTGGAGGCGGGAACTAAGTCATTAAGTTCATCACGTGATCCAAACACCGCGCTGACGTCAGTGAAacgtgtttgcttgtttgtttgttttattttattgaacaaattTAAATACAGATTTACAGTGAGGATAATAAATATAGAAACAGAATGGGGATATTCTGACTGcgtgggggcggggcgggggctgACGTCACTTCCAGGCTCTGTTCTCTTCATGTTCGGgcatgccccgcccccctgccccAGGTTCCTTCACCCTCATGAAAATATCTAAAGTGTCCCAATTCTAacggaatgccccccccccctctcttcctccatcatcatcatcatcatcatgtcctcGTCGGCGTGGTTTACCGGAAGCACCGCCCTCCTGCCGGGCCGTCCCAGTGGCATAAAAGcgccgccccgcccctcgccccCGCAGTGTGTCACCTTCGCTCGAGCGGAGTCGTTACGTTACTTTGAGAAGCTTTTTACCTGTCGCCATGTCTCAGGTCAACGCCTGCCTGAAGCgcaccttcatcatcttcaacaTCCTGTTCGCGGTGAGTCCGCCCGGCGCCGCCTCGCGCCACAAAGATGGCCGCCGGCGGACGAATTAAAAGTGCGTAGCTCGGCGCGCGAGCGTCGACGTCACAATCAGCTGCTTCAAACTCGCTGGAAGTTTCTGCCTTCGACCGGACGAGACGGAAGTCAAACAAACGGGGTTACCGGGACCGTTTCCGGGTCTCTCCCGGGGGTTTTTACCTGAGGCGAACTTCCGCGTCAGGAACGTGTTTCTGAAACTAGAGCCGCGTTTATtttatcgtttttatttaacGTGTTAATCTTTAATTTCCTGTTCGATTCGGTTTCGTTCCGTGTCTACGTCACGCAGGAACATGACGGAAGTaaagatgggggagggggggcggggggttctCCGGCCTCCATCCGGTCGGATCAACGATCTGCTTCCTGCCTTCACAATAAGAGCAGCTGGTGAacgctttattttgaaaggttgaGATGAGCTCTGACGAGCTGGTCCGGAAGCAGCGGAGTGTTTATTGATCGCTGATCAGGAAGCGGCCTTGAACGCGCCTCCTCTCTGAGTATTGATTATGTATTGATCGTCCTTCCCTTCAGATCATCGGCGCCGCCATCCTCATCCTCGCTCTGGTGTCTCAGGTCTTCACCAACGTCAATGGAGGCGAGAACGTAAGCCCCGCCTGCGAGGCAACGTGAGGGGTTTGTAGGCGCCGCCCTTAACCTGTCGCTCTGCCGCCCCCAGCTGGAGGGCCGCACTGCCGGCCTCATCGCCCTCTATGTGGTGGGCTCGGTTACCGTGGTGATCGCCGTCCTGGGAGCCTACGGCGCCCACAGGGAGAGCAAAGTGTGCCTGATTCTGGTGAGTGCCGGTGACCTCGCGGCGGTGACCTCGCGGcggtgacatcacttcctgcttctcctcAGTTCCTGGTGTGTATGATCTTCGGCTGTGTGATGACGCTCCGGACTGGAATCCCCGCCGCCATCGCCCGGGCCGAGGTACGAGTCGTTCGGCTGCCGGCGTCTCCCGGTAACCACGGTAACGGTGTCTGTGTTCGTAGCTGCCCGACATGCTGGAGTCCCAGTTCCGGAAGCTGCTGCCTCTGGACCGGGCCCAGCCCGCCGAGAAGAGGATGGCTGAGAATCTGCAGACCCAGGTAAGGCGCGAGCTTCCGTCGCTTCCTGTCGGGCTGCTGTCCTGCGgcgctcacttcctgttgctcttcttctgtggtgcccAGCTGCACTGCTGCGGTCTGTTCAGCTACGAGGACTGGGAGGAGAACATCCCCGACTCCTGCGTGTGTagcgaggaggcggagctggaggGGAAGTGTCAGACTGTCAGCTACGAGGTGAGTTTAAGCCACGCCCCTTCCCCCTGAGCACGCCTTATAAGGGCCTAACCACCGCTTGTCTTTCACAGGTCCTCATGCTGGCCCGGACGTCCGTCTACACCAAGGTGAGATGAGCGTTAGCCCGATCAATCGCTCTGATCGGTCGATCGATCACGCTCTGACGTGCGCTGTCCTCCGTCTGCAGACCTGCTTTCCCATAATCCTTCACTTCGTGGCGCTGGTCACCGACGTCATGATCGGCGTGGTCTTCACTCTGGCTGCGCTGGCGGTGAGTCCCGTGTCCTGCCACTTCCTGtgcccttcaaaataagagcctgGTCAgactgtccccctgtcccccggtccccctgcagctgctggggaTGGTTCTGTCCACCGCCATCATCGTCATGATGCGCTACCCCAACGTCCGCGCCATCGTGCTGCCGGTGCCCACCATCTTCACCACGCCTCCCCCCAAATACCAGGAGCTGCACAACCCGCCTCACTACTAGGGGGCGGAGCTCCGGTGCCTTCTGTTACTGACGGCTCTGAGCTCCAGAACCCCaccggtggtggtgggggtggggcctGTACATGGTCacatttcctggtttgtgatcCGCCATCTTGAGATGATGAATGAATCAATTTAACTTCTGTTTAGCCTGAAAGAGCCGAGTTCTGACTAGTTTCATTTCTTCTGAGTCCGGGAGGACCGAGTTCTGATCCGGTTCTAGGTTCCAGGCCAGAACCCGTTAAAGTGAAGCAATATTTAGATTGATCTGACTCGTTTCCTACTGCTGCTGTAGAACCAATAAACTATTCAATACCGAGTCCAGCTGGTCACATGATTGATCCCCCCGTCGGTGTAAATCCTGACTAGCGTTCCATCTTTACAAAAACACTCGAGACAATTCCACCAAAGGTCTTTGTTCCAGAACGTCAAGGACAACGGCGAGTAttccccgaggaggaggagtacaGAGTATCGTGTACAGAGGAGCATCAACGCCGTAGCGATGGAACGTATTCAATCACTGCTCAGATTCTATTCAGCAGGAACATGCAGGTATTAAAGTCTGtccatgaggaagaggaggaggaggaagggtctGTGCAGGGGCTCAGAACGACAGAAGAGACCGATCAAATCAAGATGAATGTTAAACGGCTGATCGGATTCATCTATGAACCCCAGATTTGATGCCTGCAGCTTGACACTcgtcctgcagggggcgccgttTCACCGGTTAGTCTGGCAGCCTCTATCATTTCTCTACCTGATCTCCTCCccccagcaggtggcgctgccgCGCTGGCTCAGAGCAGAATCGAATGTTTTACTCCAAATTAATCTTCATGTCGTGAAACGGAACTTTATCGGCTTTTACTGATGCGtttttttaacttgttttaATTCACGACTTCAGCGAAACAAACGTGAAGTTCAAAGTGCTGATAAATGCAACTTTCCAAAGTTAAACTAatctacttttattttgaagggcacACTGATTaaaacagatatatatatatatatgatttcCCACAATCCTCAGCAGCCGagacaacgtgtgtgtgtgtgtgtgtgcgcgcgcgttaGCCGGAAGAGCagcaccctccagtgggcgtggcctgtgGATCATCAACAATCTGTACGCCCCGCCTACCGGACGCCGATTGGCTGGCTCCGTTGCCCTTCAGCCGCTCCTCTGCCTGAGCCGTCTCCATCATCCCTAGAAACACAGCCAGTttatcgtcatggcaacagacGCCAGGGGCTCTCATTGGCCGACCACCAACCAATAGAAAGAGTGGAAATTACAAACAATACAATCTATTGATGTTtccaatcaaataaaaatggaaaggCTTTAGCGTGAGGCCACAGCCAGCTGCCGCGTGATTGGTCCTTACGTTTGCACAGGTCCAGGAACAGCTCCTCGATGCCTTTGTTCAGCTTGGCTGACGTGTGGTAATGTTTGGCCCCCACCGACCCGGCGTAGCTGCAGAGAGACGCCACTGAGCGCGCTCAGAACAAACGGCATGACGTCATCGTGCAGCGACGTTACCTCTCAGCCTCCGCCTCGGACACGTTCCGCTCTTTATCCAGGTCcgttttatttcctgcagagACACGGTTCAACCTTTATTGACAGCGACGCAACAACGTCTTCCGTCCCGGCTAATCCCCGGCGGCGTTTCTTTGAGCGTAACGAACTACAGGAGACGCCTCCCAGCTGGACAGCGCTaagctagctgctgctgctgctgcttccaggttttatgctaagctaagctaagctaagcgtCATAGCTTACCTACTATACATAAACAGATGTCGTTCCCCAACATTTTCCTCAGCTCCTTCACCCAGTTCTTCACCTGAGGACAGAGACGAGGACACTAGTACGAGTACGAGTACGAGTACGAGTACACAAACCCGTGTACTCGTCACAGCACAGCGTGTACCTTCTGGAAGGAGTCCTGATCCGTGACATCGTACACGAGGACGGCGCCGTTGGAGTCTCTGTAGTAGATCGGCCCTAAAGCGTGGAAACGCTCCTGACCCGCCGTgtcctgcacgcacacacacacacgcacaaaccgctgtgtgtaagtgtgtgtgtgggggcgtgtgtgtgggcgtgtcttACCCAGATGGCCAGGTTGACCCTCTTTCCTGTGATGTTGAGTTTCTTGGTGAGAAATGAcgcctgcagacaaacaaacggcagcTTTTAGACGTTTTGTCTCCGAGTCCAACAGAAGGACACGCTGGGGGGGTCCATCTTCCCCCGGTGaccgggctacaccctggacaagtcgccagctcatcacaacCGTTTTACTTCAGAAAGAGTTCGAACGCAACAAATAGAAATatgaaaacttccctttaagcaataaaatcaatgaattaTTCAAACATTCGTGGCTTTGATCTTTGGAATGAAGCTAATCTAGTTATTGAAGACGCGCACGCCGATTATTGAAGACGCACACGCTTATTGACAGCCGATCTTGGTCGAGATTGAGGCGAAGGCAGGTGTTTCTCCGCGGCCAGGTGTTTCGCGATAGCCCCGCACCGCTCAACACGCGCACCCACGCCCAAACAAACACAGTTCTAGATCCCCAGACCGGACGGCCGGGCTAGGTTTAGCCGCGGCTCGTTACCTGCAGGGTCGTGATGTGTTTGTCGTTGAACTTGTTCTCGCAGTACCGGAGCACCAGCGACGTCTTCCCCACGCAGCCCTCCCCCAGCAGCACCACCTTGAACGAGTAAGTCCTGCCGCCCGCCGCCATCTCCGGCAGCCTCTCAAAGAACAAGCGTCACAAGCtagcgtgctaatgctaaccgaGCTGGAGTCCTGCGCAGCTCACATCAGCTTCCGCCTTTAGAAAACCCGCTAAAATCAGAGCACAAAGGCGTCGACAGCATGAGAGACTCCGCCTCTTATCGATCCTGATCAATAATAGTGATGGAGATGGCTCTAATAAGTGAGCGTCTTCGCGGTTCAACCTGAAGTAAACgcctgtgattttttttttaccccgcTAATGGCGTCTCTTTAAGCTACTAGTTAGCTGGCTAGCTCCCCCGGAGATCGTCTCTGCGAGGAAGCGATCACTCTGTGCTTTGATCTCAAGGATCAGACGCCTCACCTTTCGTGATTTTCTTTGTTGCGCCCGTCATTAAACAAGTTCTTTATTTCCTCCGCCATGTTCAAGGTGCTGAACGGCACGTAGGCCGCTGGCCCTGCATTCACAGCGCGCGGCCACCGCTTCAGATCGGTCAGGATCCGGTACCGACAATCCGCTCCAGAGTGAGACCTCCTTCGcgtcttctcctctctgcatcaTCACATGACGAAATAGTTTCTGTCACGGCGCTCAGTGGGGGGGCGTCACTGATCTGGTTTCACAATCAATCATGTGAGGCCTCATTAAAGTGTATAACAGCCTGACGTTCACGCGACCGGAAGTGGGCCATGTTCAGTTATTACGGTCGTTACCTCGTTCTGAATAATAAACTTGTAATTCCCATGTTCGTTGCTTTGTGATTATTGGTGCGAAACGAGGTGTTTAAGCGGATTATTTTCTACAGtgatataaaagaaaaacaaatattttattttgtttacaaAATTACGTCAAAAGTAAAACCTTAAT
This portion of the Brachionichthys hirsutus isolate HB-005 chromosome 22, CSIRO-AGI_Bhir_v1, whole genome shotgun sequence genome encodes:
- the ptprr gene encoding LOW QUALITY PROTEIN: tyrosine-protein phosphatase non-receptor type 5 (The sequence of the model RefSeq protein was modified relative to this genomic sequence to represent the inferred CDS: substituted 1 base at 1 genomic stop codon), which encodes MVRRGGRGGLLFIMCLAWTQLLRAESLSGDLELHPQRHGPRPHNPHHHHRHPAHLAEGMPASRLSLARSQQEGGGQPQHLVPAEENGIELFVSSDRLGLSEPRPAEEIVQSLNVGTLGRHLGRHGVAGVSPEXLTYCVLQGEHWDYVWNRDSFYVVFLFFTIFIIVITCLMVLYRLKEKVQFSDKELKAPPPNLHLTPPVLLDSAQRSKGTTVVASGSMVHAGATPILPQHPIVACHPSPPVIPLPSPAPIHVVSGSDHAPLVSNKLKPCPSPFRMKPSAGLQERRGSNVSLVLDMSALSAVEPLNVAVVTPRAAASREYLMSAGRPLTRQQLLDVVTSTQRLHAEFTEIPMNFIDPKELDVPNHGTKNRYKSILPNPHSRVILKTGTRRDQLSCYINANYIRGYRGDQRAFIATQGPLVNTVNDFWQMAWQEASPAIVMITKLKEKNEKCVLYWPERRGIYGQVEVLVNGLSEREHFTARSLTLKCGAQTRVLQHYWFTSWPDHKTPDATMPLLQLAADVETDRRAAAAPGPVIVHCSAGIGRTGCFIATTIGCQQLQLEGVVDVLRITCQLRADRGGMIQTGEQYEFVHHALSLCEPRLSAGTGQ
- the LOC137910649 gene encoding tetraspanin-8-like, which codes for MSQVNACLKRTFIIFNILFAIIGAAILILALVSQVFTNVNGGENLEGRTAGLIALYVVGSVTVVIAVLGAYGAHRESKVCLILFLVCMIFGCVMTLRTGIPAAIARAELPDMLESQFRKLLPLDRAQPAEKRMAENLQTQLHCCGLFSYEDWEENIPDSCVCSEEAELEGKCQTVSYEVLMLARTSVYTKTCFPIILHFVALVTDVMIGVVFTLAALALLGMVLSTAIIVMMRYPNVRAIVLPVPTIFTTPPPKYQELHNPPHY
- the rab21 gene encoding ras-related protein Rab-21; its protein translation is MAAGGRTYSFKVVLLGEGCVGKTSLVLRYCENKFNDKHITTLQASFLTKKLNITGKRVNLAIWDTAGQERFHALGPIYYRDSNGAVLVYDVTDQDSFQKVKNWVKELRKMLGNDICLCIVGNKTDLDKERNVSEAEAESYAGSVGAKHYHTSAKLNKGIEELFLDLCKRMMETAQAEERLKGNGASQSASGRRGVQIVDDPQATPTGGCCSSG